TGTTCTTCATTTCATTGTCATTGATCAGCACTACGTTCTGATCTTCGAAATACAGATAGATCCTGAAGGGATTGCTCACGTCCATGAGTGTGAGTTCACCCTGGAGTTTTTCAGTAACCGAATAGAGTTTATTCAGATTCTGATCATACTTTGAAATGACGTTATTGCCCTCTACTGTATAAAGATTTCCGAGATGGTCAAGATAAAGCTTGCCCCGGAAGTCAGGGTTTGTAAAAACCGGCTTCAACTTGTTTTGTGCCACGAGCTGTGCAGTCGCCAGGAGCATGATCAAAAGAATAAGTTTAATCTTCATAATGCTTTAATTCGAGCGTTTCGCCATCAAAAACTGCATAAGTAAAATGCGTGATCCAGTCTCCCAGGTTTATGAATTCGCTTCTGTTGAGATGCAGATGCACAGGATAGTGCCGGTGTCCGAAAATGAAATAATCAATAGGTTCCGTTTTTAGCACTTCCCTGGCGTGCAGCACCAGAAATTCTTTATCCTCACCCAGGAAAATGCCGTCACTGCTTCCTGTTGATCTGCGGCTTTTGTGGCTGAAAAAATGGGCGAGATTAATGCCAAATCCGGGGTGTAGCCAACTGAACATCCTGCGGCATAGCGGATTCAGGAAAACCTTTTTCATCAGCTTAAAAGAGCGGTCGCCCGGCCCCAGGCCATCTCCGTGGGCGAGATAGAACTGTTTGCCATTAAAGCTTCTGATCAAATGCTTCCGGTATATCTTACCGATCTGTTCCTGCTCGAAATAATCCTTCATCCATAAATCGTGATTGCCTGTAAAAATGTGGATGGGAATGCCTTTATCCGCTAATTCTGCCAATTTGCCCTGCAGCCGGATAAAACCTTTGGGAACTACTTGCGAGTATTCGAACCAGAAGTCGAACAGGTCGCCCAGCAAGAACAGCTCTTCAACATCCTTTTCAATTTGCGTCAGCCAATGAACCAATTTCCGCTCCCGCTCAAGGCTTGAGGCATGATCAGGAATGCCAAGATGAAAATCAGAGGCGAAGTATATTTTTTTACCGGGCAGCAATGGTTATTGCTCATCAATTAGGAATACATACAATTCTTTGGGGCCGTGAGCTCCCAGCACCAGAGTTTTCTCAATATCCGCAGTCCGGCTGGGCCCGGAAATTATGGAGGTCATAGATGGCAGCGCTCCCTCGTATATTTTCTTCAGCCTTGCAAATGAATCTTTAAGATCATAGTCAAGCTGGTGCATATAGGCAACTACAACATGAACTCCCGGAAAAACGCTGATCATGCGGCTGTGGTTTTTGCGCGCAGTAACAATGACTGATCCTGTCCGCGCCACAAGGGCATCGCAGCCGGTTACGCCCACTTCGAGGGTTGCCATGTCCGGATTAATATCTGAGAATGGAATTCCTCCCTGTTTTAGTAAACCCCCAAGTTCGGGTTCATAGCAAACAATGTTTTTCCATGACTTCTGAATAATTTGTTTGAAATGAAAAAGAAACGCTTCCTCATCCTCACAAAATTCAAAATGGCCGTTGTTGGTGATGAATTCCTGCGCAAAGACGATGGCCAGGTCTTCTCCCTGTTTTACAAATACATCTTTATCCAGATCTGTTTGTGGTGGCGGCAGCGTGCTTTCCGCATCCTTTTGTATAAGTGCTTTTCTCACCTTTTTCAGCACCCGCTCTCTGGCTGTGATCTGCTGCTCGTGCATGGATTTCTTGCTAAGGCCTAATGATACACTATGACTTCTGTGTAGGATGTCCGGTGCCGCTGGGTTTAGTCTCAGGCTCTAGGTTGGCTGCAGGATTCCCGTGCCCGTTCACAGAAGTGGACTTCACTTCCTCTTCCTTTTCAATCTCAGGATTCTTTCCATCATCTGCAGTTTCGGTTCCGTTACTTTCCGAATTTTCTTCTTTTAGATTGAAGAAGTCATGGTAGATGTTATTTTTATTTTCATACGGACGGGGACCCAGCAAGGCTTCCAGATCATTCTGAAAAATGATCTCCTTTTCCAGGAGGGCTTTTGCCACCTTTTCCAGTTCTGATTTTTTGCTAAGCAGGAGCTCCTTTGTTCTTATGTATGCCGCCTCAATGAACAGGCGCATCTCCTCATCAATCATCTCAGCCGTTTTTTCGCTAAAAGGTTTCACCATACCATATTCGCCCTGCGGATCATTGTAGGAGACATTACCGATCTTGGCATTCATTCCGAATACCGTGATCATATTGTAGGATAATTTGGTAATGCGCTCCAGATCATTTTGTGCTCCTGTAGAAATACTCTCGAAAATAATGTCTTCGGCAACTCTTCCACCTAGCGTCATGCAGATGGTATCCAGCAGTTGCTCTTTCGTGTAGAGGTATTGTTCTTTGGGCAGGTACTGGGCGTATCCAAGTGCTGCTACACCACGAGGCACGATTGATACCTTCAACAGGGGACTGGCGTGTTCGAGAAACCAGCCCACTACAGCATGGCCAGCCTCATGATACGCCACAATGCCTTTTTCTTCAGGAGAAATGATCTTATTCTTTTTCTCGAGTCCTCCAATTACGCGGTCAATCGCATCATGGAAGTCCTGCATGTGAACTTCGGTATTTCCTTTCCGGGCAGCAATCAGGGCTGCTTCGTTACAGACGTTGGCAATTTCGGCTCCTGCAAAACCAGGGGTTTGTGCCGCCAGCTTTTTCGGTTCCACGTCTTTGGCCAGTTTCAATGGCAGCAGGTGAACCTTAAAGATTTGCTCGCGGCCTACAATGTCCGGTTTGTCAATAGATATCTGCCTGTCGAATCGTCCCGGCCTGAGGAGGGCGGTATCCAACACATCCGGCCGGTTGGTTGCGGCCATCAGGATTACACCGGAGTTGGTGCTGAAGCCATCCATCTCCGTGAGAAGTTGGTTCAGCGTATTTTCCCGCTCATCATTTGATCCCTGCACCAGGTTCCTTCCCCTGGCCCTGCCGATGGCATCAATTTCATCAATAAAAATAATGCAGGGAGCTTTTTCTTTTGCCTGCTTAAAAAGATCACGAACGCGCGAAGCACCTACGCCTACGAACATCTCTACAAAATCGGATCCTGAGAGGCTGAAAAATGGAACGCTTGCCTCACCGGCCACCGCTTTGGCCAGCAACGTTTTGCCGGTTCCGGGAGGGCCTACGAGCAGCACGCCTTTGGGTATTTTACCTCCAAGTTTTGTGTATTTGGTAGGATTCTTCAGAAAGTCTACGACCTCCATTACTTCCAGTTTGGCTTCTTCAAGGCCGGCCACATCTTTAAATGTTACAGAAACTTTGGTGTCTTTGTCAAACAGTGTGGCTTTGCTTTTACCAATATTGAAAAGCTGTCCACCGGCTCCGCC
The Bacteroidia bacterium DNA segment above includes these coding regions:
- a CDS encoding UDP-2,3-diacylglucosamine diphosphatase, producing the protein MLPGKKIYFASDFHLGIPDHASSLERERKLVHWLTQIEKDVEELFLLGDLFDFWFEYSQVVPKGFIRLQGKLAELADKGIPIHIFTGNHDLWMKDYFEQEQIGKIYRKHLIRSFNGKQFYLAHGDGLGPGDRSFKLMKKVFLNPLCRRMFSWLHPGFGINLAHFFSHKSRRSTGSSDGIFLGEDKEFLVLHAREVLKTEPIDYFIFGHRHYPVHLHLNRSEFINLGDWITHFTYAVFDGETLELKHYED
- a CDS encoding lactate utilization protein, which translates into the protein MHEQQITARERVLKKVRKALIQKDAESTLPPPQTDLDKDVFVKQGEDLAIVFAQEFITNNGHFEFCEDEEAFLFHFKQIIQKSWKNIVCYEPELGGLLKQGGIPFSDINPDMATLEVGVTGCDALVARTGSVIVTARKNHSRMISVFPGVHVVVAYMHQLDYDLKDSFARLKKIYEGALPSMTSIISGPSRTADIEKTLVLGAHGPKELYVFLIDEQ
- the ftsH gene encoding ATP-dependent zinc metalloprotease FtsH; translated protein: MSTENKVPKPKSSKDPGGGNKKPKFSFYWIYLVIAVVFLAINFFPTNFAKDINWVEVKKMLADGDIKQFKVVNNELVEVFLTERALAEEKYKDVKEAPILGGKEGPQFQFYIGDKENFQEQVSEARDEYNIADEIPIIYEPRQEWGREIFSWLIPIGIMVLIWIFIMRRLSGGGAGGQLFNIGKSKATLFDKDTKVSVTFKDVAGLEEAKLEVMEVVDFLKNPTKYTKLGGKIPKGVLLVGPPGTGKTLLAKAVAGEASVPFFSLSGSDFVEMFVGVGASRVRDLFKQAKEKAPCIIFIDEIDAIGRARGRNLVQGSNDERENTLNQLLTEMDGFSTNSGVILMAATNRPDVLDTALLRPGRFDRQISIDKPDIVGREQIFKVHLLPLKLAKDVEPKKLAAQTPGFAGAEIANVCNEAALIAARKGNTEVHMQDFHDAIDRVIGGLEKKNKIISPEEKGIVAYHEAGHAVVGWFLEHASPLLKVSIVPRGVAALGYAQYLPKEQYLYTKEQLLDTICMTLGGRVAEDIIFESISTGAQNDLERITKLSYNMITVFGMNAKIGNVSYNDPQGEYGMVKPFSEKTAEMIDEEMRLFIEAAYIRTKELLLSKKSELEKVAKALLEKEIIFQNDLEALLGPRPYENKNNIYHDFFNLKEENSESNGTETADDGKNPEIEKEEEVKSTSVNGHGNPAANLEPETKPSGTGHPTQKS